Part of the Arvicanthis niloticus isolate mArvNil1 chromosome 2, mArvNil1.pat.X, whole genome shotgun sequence genome, ATTTGTGAGAAACAGGTTGTGACATTGAGTGCTAAGGCTGGTGAGATTCTCTAATAGCATATAAGTGTATGCTATTAGAGATGTAAAGGAATGACTGGATAAGTGGGATAAACGAAAGAGCAGATTCAGGCTTACCTATTCTACCCTGTTATGTCTATGAACAAAGAAGCAAATTCTCCCTGTGCTGCATGAGGTAAAAAAAGTTAAATGCTAACTCACCTAAATGCTAAGTCATCATCTGCCAGgaaactttaaaacttttttttatcaaACAATTACATTAAATTTATCTATACTGTGAGTAGCAAGTCAAGTAGTTCATCACAGTGGTCTGTAGTTCTGGAACCTGGTGTAAGCCAGGAACAGTATATGTTCTAAGTAATGCTGAAGGGAACTTAAAAGCTTTACAACAGATAGATCTATAACATGCAATAAAGGACTGTCTTAATTGAGGAAAACTCATTATTTCCAGTATACATAGTACTCACCAGATCAATTGCATAAATTAGTTACTTTGCTAATGGAAATACTTTTAcaccaagtgaaaaaaaaaacattgaaatttgACAAAATGATGCTGATAATTTTGCCCCCCCAGGAGGGGGAATGTAATTGGCAATATCAATCAACAAAGACAGAAGtaagtaaattatatttatttttaagatttgtcTTTGTGtaacatgtgcctggtgccctcagaggccagaagagggcactgtattTCCTGGGACTGGAATGAGTGACAGGACAGCTGTGAgcgagccatcatgtgggtactgggaattaaaatgaggtcctctgcaaaagcagctagTGTTACTAACCAtggagacatctctctagctccattaCTATTTTTAGAtcttgtgtgtgtacacaacgTGTACATATGGTTGTATGGATGTTGAGTGCAGGTTTGTAGGGAAGTCAGGTatcaaattccctggagctggagtaccGTACCACTGTTGTGagctgaactcagctcctctgcaAATGTAGCAAGTACTCAACAATTTGAGTCACTTTCTCAGCCTAATGATCTGATGATATACTCTAGAATCTAGGTAGGTGAATGTCAGTAAGGGATTAGATTGTTTGCCTGTGGGTGTTTTTTACtggtttgcctgaatgtatgctTGTGCAGTCTGTATTCTTGCTACCCCAGgttagaagaaggcatcaaattccctggaactagagttatggatagttgagagccaccatatgggtgctgggaattgaacctgggtcctctgcaaaagcaagtgctcttaacctttaagccatctctcctgcccccaggAAGATTGCTTTGCTTATGTTAATTGAGAAGAAAGACAAAGCCCATTTTGGGCATCATCATTCCCTGGGTTTCCATCCTGAACTGGGTAGATGTAGAGAAGTTGAGCACTGACCCACACACATGAGTTTTCTCCTGCTTTTGACTAATTGCTgaaagttcctgccttgacttccctgctaTGATTTACTGTAAATGTAGACTAGTGagctaaaataagccctttctcccccacccccaagttagtttttgtcaggatattttatttgtttggttttgttgttattcgagacagggtttctctgtatagccctggctgtcctggaactcaactctgtagaccaggctggcctcgaacttggaaatccacctgcctctgcctcacaagtgctgggattaaaggtgtgcgccaccactgcccggctgtcaggatattttaatcacagcaaaATAAACAATACATGGGTTGAATTTAAGTCAACAGGCTTGGGGCAGGCACCTTTACTGGCTGAGTCATTTTGTTGACCTATTtacagtttttgagacagggtatcatgtaTCTCAGACTGCCTTGAAACTCCTTATGAATCAGAGGACCCTGGGCTTCTGATactcctgcctttacttcctgaACACTGGAGttcaccaccacatctggttcaTGCTATCATTGGGCTTTGTAAGGTAGTCTGGTGTATTCAAGGCTTTGGCCTTTGTAACTGATATATTAAATTTACCATCCTCCTGTatttacctcctaagtgctgggattacaggcatgtattaaGCAATTTTATACTTTCAAATGGGCTATTAACATACCTAAAATACATTCCTTTGACctgtactttctttttctttttgctgtgtgcatgtatgtacgtgACATGTAGAGATTGGGTTGATATTTGgtgtctttctcttttgctgtCTTACCTTTTTTTAGACAAGGGTAGGTGAAAACAAGGAGGGTGGAACGTGGAatggtggcttagcagttaagaacacttgctgttcttcagaggacctggttaAATTCTCAGCACAGGCTGTTGAGATGGTTCAACCACTTACAACTctagctgctcttacagaggtcctgagttcaatagggatttgatggcctcttctggcattTGAATgtacatgcagcagagcactcatacattaaatatgtatatagggctggtgagatggctcggtggttaagagcaccgactgctcttccggaggtcatgagttcaaatcccagcaaccacatggtggctcacaaccatccttgagatctgatgccctcatatgggtgtctgaagacagctacagtgtactttgagCCGGAGTGAGCAGGGCTGGGAGTGAGcaggggccagagcaagagggagaagggaaaaggaaaaaaaaatttgtatataaattaaaaaaaattctagcacCTTTGACAGATCACAATTATCTATAAATCCAGAACTGGGggatgatgccctcttctggtcacaTTGGGCAACAGGCACACATGTTAAATACAAACATAGAGGCAAAACATTCCTCATACACATAAGATTAACAAAACCAAATCTTTAGATATATAATTTCAGGTAAGAATAATAGATAACAACTAGTAAATATGCCAGACACAGACCTAAATGTTTGATAAATACTAACTCATTTAATCCAGAAAAGTATATGAGGTATAGCCTATTCTTAGTTCCTAAGAACACAGGGTCATACAGTATAGATGGTACTGAAACCCAAGTACTTTCAGCAGGGTAATAGCTAAGATGTAGCAGAGCTTATGTGCTAATTCAGGACAATCTGGGTCTAGAGTCACGCTATAGTAACATTCAAATATTAACTCATCACAGTGTCCTGAAATAAATCTTGTACATGGTATTATATGAGCTtgaaaaaatagttttttctttttataacattCATATATTTGTGTGATGTAGTCCACAGCACACagtgtgggttctagagatctgATTCAGGTAGTTTTGCTTGCCAGCAACCCAGTCCCttgcccactaagccatctcaccagcctagaATAGGTGATTTCTGAACTCAGACCTATTTTGCTTTAAGCtgtgtttttcttaaaaattaactcTCAGatgagtgagatggctcaatgggtaaaggtcaCTTGCTACCCAGCCTGAtggtggatctgagtttggtctTGGAAATCATCATTgtgaagagaactgattccttaaggttgatctctgacctccacatgtttgCTGAGATGtatgctcacacatatacatgaaaaatcactcatatacatgaaaatcAATCagtaaataagataataaaaataactattgtttgttgttttctcagacagggtttctctgtgtagccctggctgtcctggaactcactttgtagaccaggctggtctcgaactcagatatccacctgcctctgcctcccgagtgctgggattaaaggtgtgggccacctaAAATAATAATGTTATGAGCTTACTTCTCTAGTTGAGGACTTGTGTAAAGAATACACTGCTCTTCTTGCTATTCCCAAAGCAGTCTTCAGAAAAGCCATATCTGTCCCTGTGAAGAGTGAAAAAGAAgatacctatatatatatatatatttatttcttagcaGAGAAGATTAAATGAATAGAATTAAGTAGCAATTTTCCAAACTCCAAAATTTCTACTTCAAATTATTTCTTCAAAAAGAGTACAAATAAGCCAGGTACAAAGGTGATGGCACACAGGAAGCAAAGTCAGGAcaatcttgagtttgaggccccCCCTAGTCTATGAAGTGAGCTAATagtaagacagccagagctatacaaagaaaccctgtcaaaaaaaaaaaaaaaaaaaaaaaaaaaaaaaccacaaaaataaaggtacaaaattaaatattctgATAAAACAATGGCTGGAGCTGGGACACtttttgctcttccagaagacttgagttcagttccagcactcacatggtagctctCACCCATCCAGCATCCATTAATTCCAGATCCCAGCTTCCAGGTATCTCTGACACCTGACTTCCTCAGGCACACACAAAGTTATAAACATAGGCTAAACTCTCATAGATaaatataagaatttttaaacaaCACCATAGGCTGCAAAGATGACTTGATGCTTAAATTCACTGGCTGCTCTGCTAGAGAACCTAAActtgattcccagcaactacattgtggctcacaactaaTTCTAGTTCGAAGGGATCCAATGTCCTTGCCTCTGGGTACTGCATATATGTGACGCAAAGACATGTAGGaaaaacacctatacacaaaataaatattaagctgGGCGTGGTAGCACacatctataattctagcactcagaaggtggaggcaggaggattttcagTTTGAAGCTAGTCAGGTCTTTACAGTTTGAGggaagccagagctacatagtgagacctgtctcaaacaaatcttttttaaaaatctgatgaaAACAAATTAGactgttgatttaaaaaataggactaattttaatattctaaatgacttaggagagaacagaatgcaaaGCAGTCAAAGTAAGCTTTGTGGTGTGGGGGTCGGCTGTAAActagtgttttcctttttttcctaccTTGCCCATTGCACATACAAAAATAGTCACAGTAAATCCCTATGAGCATATTTTGAAAGCCAAAGGCATTAATAACAAGTTTCAGAAGCTGAGTGTATCTGGCTTAGTGGTAGAGAGCATGTGCTTAACTGTGTGAGATCCCCATTTCAGCCCCTGGGGATCCCCCAaggaaaaaacaaggaaaaatcaaggttctaaaagaataaaatgctttaaaagtttCATAAGCATAGAGACCAATCAAATAATTCCAATTATTAATCAGAAATTATAGTGTATATTAACACAAatctataaaatacaaattaaataccCCAATCAAATATCACATAAGAATTATAAGTATAAAGATAATTGATTTAATGAACAGTAGCAATAAAAATGACAacccagggctggtgagatggctcagtggttaagagcactgactgctcttccggaggtcatgagttcaaaccccagcaaccacatggtggctcacaaccatctgtaatgagatctgatgccctcttatggggtgtctgaagacagcagtgtacttacatataataaataaatagtttaaaaaaaaatgacaaccaaGATCACTGCTCTATAAATATACTAATCTATTGCACTTTTATTACTAACCTTTATTATTTTTGGTCCCAAAAGGAGGATTCATAATCACTGTATCAAATAACTTGGACATTCTGTTAGACAATGAGTGTACATCACACTGAATCATATCAACATTTGTTAACTCAAACTCCTCCACATTCTTAGTAAAGATTTCCAGTGCATCTTCATCTATGTCAAATCCAATACACAacctataaatataaaataaaaagagagcttACAGGTTCCtagtaaaaaaaaacaatagtagTTATTTTACCATGCATTTTTCAACCTAATTAACAAAGTAAGATTGAATGATGTTTTCAGTTGCATGACTTTCTAGCCTGGCAGGTATAAGAAGATAATTGCTATTACCaaaaatttgatttatttcttatatGCAAAGTTTTTGGTCTTCAGCCTATTCAAAATGTACTCAGTATCAAAttattgccccccccccaaccctacCTGCAGAGTCCCATGACTAAAGTGCAGTTGATCCTATATATACACGGACTGAAGCCACACCATATCCAAAGAGTAAGAAACGATCACTTACCCGGCTCCTAACATTGCAGCTCCAATGCTAAGTACTCCACAACCACATCCTAGATCTGCAACTGCTTTATTTTCAATGTCGTCATATGTATTATGAATTGTATAAAGCATGCATgctaaaaacaaatagaagaacATTAGGGCATATGTTAGAAAGCTTACTATTGGTGTCTAATGCAGAGGGCTCTAAAGTAATCTGCAGTAGCTCCagattatttgtttttcagtttattttttaaagatacaatgtAACAATTGGTATCTAGGAAGAGGCATCACAAAGGAAGATAATATACACCAGTGGTTCCCAAATAATAAGGGGTTATGTCCAATTTCTGTTGATAATTTCAAGACTGACAAAACTGTTCAAAACAAGTGCTACAAAGATACATAGATGCAGTGTTTCCTTTGATGCTGGGATATTTCTGAGAGATTAAATTCTATGAACTATTAAATAAGTCTGCCATTCTAAGccaaaatataaatttagtaaCTCTATCTCTAAAACTTGAAATTTTACTGATCTGGGGCTAGCAGCATGGCTCTCAAGAAGGAAAAGTGCTCAATGCCAAACCTAACAACCCAAGTTCAATCTCCAAGACCTATATAATGgaagtaaaataaccaattttaaaagttttcctcAGACCTCTGATAGAGGACTAAGACttgtacaataaataaatagtaaacaaCTGGACAGAAATAACTGAAGGACACAGAATTTATTTGCAATGTTTGTCATCATCATACAGGTATCACAAACTTCTACAACCATGATATAGACTTAGAgataatatttttcaattttattttatgtgtattattatttttatgttttgcctgcatgggaTATATACCATGTGTCTggcacccacagaggccagaagagggtattagaacCTCCAGggattagagttacagacagctgtgagctgccatgtgggtgctgggaattgaccccaGATCCGCTGGAATAGCAGCTGCTGCTCctaactgttgagtcatctccccagccaaaCTTAGACATACTATCAataaatacacatattcataATCTACAACAGAGACCTGATAACAGAACAAGTGATAAGAACAGAAATAACTGAGATCACAGAGTTCTCAAAAACAAGACTCTCACATATGCATTTTCTTAAACATGGAATAACACCAGCAAGTTTTCTTTGTGCATATCTGAACAAGAAAGACTGCTAGCCATCACTAATGTTTGagaattctgaacatttatttatAACAAACAAAAGTCCTATAgggctggagagttagctcaTTGGGTTAGGAGCActttctgcttttgcagaggacctggatgtgattcctagcacccatgtgttGGTTCACAAACACCTCTAACCCAAGggaaccaatgccctcttctgaacattacaggcaccaagcacatatgtggtacacacatatatacatgcaggaaaaacacatacacataaaataacctATTTTTTAAACCAACTGATATAGGTACTTTGAAACTCATATCATGTGCACATTATAAACTATGTATGaaagaactgatttttttaatgtatttatttgtttgtttattttgagacagtgtctgatTATATAACCCTAGCTGGCCTGGCTGTATGatccaggctgatcttgaattcacAATGATCtacttgtctccacctcccaagtgcagggattaaggGTATGTTCCAGCATACCTGGCCTCTaagtttaatcttttaaaaattaggtttcACTACAAACCCTACAACCAGAaggctgtaaaaaaaaatcacagtgagaAAACCAGGGACTTGCATGGTAGGTAGCCGGCTCAGTCTGTACTGTACTTACCCAGAAAGCATTAGAACCTGAATTCAGATACCCAGCAGCCATGAAAAAGGTCAAGTGTGGTGGTTCATAATTATAAACCCAGAGCTAGGAACACAAGACAGAAGGATCTTTGAGCCTTGCTGGTCAGCCAATTTAGGTGAATGGGAAAGCTTTAAATACAgtaagaccctggctcaaaaaacgtatggagagcaactgaggaaaacACCCAATGTTGACCTCTCCCCTACACACGCTAAATACATAGCAGATTAGCCTTAATCTGAACATAGTTTATTGCAAATCTGATTGGTGATGACACTATTTTAGAATTAAAACCCATGTAATCTTCATAAATTTTATTGGCAGCTTAGACACAGCTATTttggaattgaaaaaaaaaaaaaattcccctttGCAGGTACTCCCGACCAAAGGAAATTTTGCTAAGTCTTCCCCACTACTCTGGTAACAGGTGTTACATATGAATGGATTCTGCTGTATTCTCTCCTACATTCTCAGTATCACTCTCCTGCATCAAGAAAGAGGTAATTTGTGGAGAAAACGCTTCATCAACTGTACACAAGCATGTAACTCTTCTTTCTAGTATTTGTCTCTAGGGCAGACAAACACAACACAAGAATCCTTGTCCTTGACTTCATTACGAAATTTATCtgtattaagaaaatatttgccgggcggtggtggcgcacgcctttaatccaagcacttgggaggcagagacaggcggatttctgagttcgaggccagcctggtctacagagtgagttccaggatagccaggactacacagagaaaccctgtctcgaaaaaccaaaaaagaaaaaaagaaaaaaaagaaaaaaagaaaatatttagtgcGCTCCTAACTGGTACAGTTAGGACTCTAGGTACAGAAAAGACTAACAAATTCTTGCTTCTGAGAATTTACAcaatgagagaaaacaaaaaataaaaagctgtctGACAATGCTAATAGGCAGTCAGAAAAACAGGAAGATAGTGTGGTTGGGTTGGAAGTGTCTACGTTACAATGTCAAAAACCTACTTTTCCTAAAGGTGTGGAATTTCTCTAGAACTTCCCTATATTCAGATCACTACTTATTTTGATCATGAACTGA contains:
- the Mettl5 gene encoding rRNA N(6)-adenosine-methyltransferase METTL5 isoform X1; translated protein: MKRLKLKELESRLQEVDGFEKPKLLLEQYPTRPHIAACMLYTIHNTYDDIENKAVADLGCGCGVLSIGAAMLGAGLCIGFDIDEDALEIFTKNVEEFELTNVDMIQCDVHSLSNRMSKLFDTVIMNPPFGTKNNKGTDMAFLKTALGIARRAVYSLHKSSTREHIQKKAAEWKVKIEIIAELRYDLPALYNFHKKKSVDIEVDLIRFSF
- the Mettl5 gene encoding rRNA N(6)-adenosine-methyltransferase METTL5 isoform X2, which codes for MKRLKLKELESRLQEVDGFEKPKLLLEQYPTRPHIAACMLYTIHNTYDDIENKAVADLGCGCGVLSIGAAMLGAGLCIGFDIDEDALEIFTKNVEEFELTNVDMIQCDVHSLSNRMSKLFDTVIMNPPFGTKNNKGTDMAFLKTALGIARRAVYSLHKSSTRESFDMTYQHYTTFIKRNLWTLKWT